One part of the Cyprinus carpio isolate SPL01 chromosome B12, ASM1834038v1, whole genome shotgun sequence genome encodes these proteins:
- the LOC109054073 gene encoding retinoic acid receptor alpha-A isoform X3 — MVYTCHREKNCIINKVTRNRCQYCRLQKCLEVGMSKESVRNDRNKKKKEEKKPECTENYTLSPDTEQMIDRVRKAHKETFPSLCQLGKYTTSNSSERRVSLDVDLWDKFSELSTKCIIKTVEFAKQLPGFTTLTIADQITLLKAACLDILILRICTRYTPEQDTMTFSDGLTLNRTQMHNAGFGPLTDLVFAFANQLLPLEMDDAETGLLSAICLLCGDRQDLEEADKVDILQEPLLEALKIYVRNRRPHKPHMFPKMLMKITDLRSISAKGAERVITLKMEIPGSMPPLIQEMLENSEGLESSSGGISSRGSGAPPGSCSPSLSPSSAQSSPPTQSP; from the exons ATGGTCTACACGTGCCACAGAGAGAAGAACTGCATCATCAACAAAGTCACCCGCAACCGCTGTCAATACTGCCGGCTGCAAAAGTGCCTGGAAGTGGGGATGTCCAAAGAAT CGGTGAGGAATGACAggaataagaagaagaaagaagagaaaaagccAGAGTGCACAGAAAACTATACGCTGAGCCCAGACACAGAGCAGATGATTGACAGAGTCAGGAAAGCCCACAAAGAGACCTTCCCCTCGCTGTGTCAGCTCGGCAAATACACCACG AGTAACAGCTCGGAGCGGCGCGTGTCACTGGATGTGGATTTGTGGGATAAGTTCAGCGAGCTCTCCACCAAGTGCATCATAAAGACGGTGGAGTTTGCCAAGCAGCTGCCGGGATTCACCACCCTCACCATCGCAGACCAGATCACACTGCTGAAGGCTGCTTGCCTCGACATACTG ATTCTGAGGATCTGTACCCGTTACACACCTGAGCAAGACACCATGACGTTCTCTGATGGGTTAACGCTGAACCGAACGCAGATGCACAATGCCGGCTTCGGTCCGTTAACAGACCTGGTGTTCGCCTTCGCCAATCAGCTACTACCGCTAGAGATGGATGACGCAGAAACGGGGCTGCTTAGTGCCATTTGCCTGCTCTGTGGAG ATCGGCAGGACCTGGAGGAGGCCGATAAGGTGGACATACTGCAGGAACCGCTGCTGGAAGCACTGAAGATCTACGTGAGGAACAGGAGGCCACACAAGCCTCACATGTTCCCTAAGATGCTGATGAAGATTACCGACCTCAGGAGCATTAGTGCCAAGG GGGCAGAGCGTGTGATCACCTTGAAGATGGAGATTCCTGGCTCCATGCCTCCTCTCATCCAGGAGATGTTGGAGAACTCTGAGGGTTTGGAGAGTTCCTCAGGCGGGATCAGTTCACGGGGCTCCGGTGCTCCTCCAGGGAGTTGTAGCCCCTCCCTTTCTCCTAGCTCCGCCCAGAGCAGCCCACCCACACAGTCACCATGA